Below is a window of Humulus lupulus chromosome 9, drHumLupu1.1, whole genome shotgun sequence DNA.
gaacagatgttataataagatgcaaatatattataatatcacaatgTTTCCTTTTACATCATGAGTAGTCGCTtttcggatgtaattgttcaattaaaagtaaaagctgcccatgcaacaataaataattaattgaaaaataagtgtctttacatcatgacctcTGGGCCGTGTACttgaaaaattaaaagaaaaacaaattgcAGACTTCGAGGctagaggatcttgaggggtgcccTGGTCGACGACATCTGTAGCTTCATTGTCCACCCCGTCCAAgccagtcgccaaggagatttcgggctaGGCAGGTACCCTTGCCCTCTCCTCTTCTGCCAGTCGAGCAACGCATCGGGCTATCTCGGCATGTCTTGTGCAATCGGGAAGGTAACTGAAATCatccccttggttgtgtttccagaagtcataaaaacactcactcgtggcgttcttgtacctttccaaattgctggcgttGGCCTGTTCAAGCTTCTCAATAcggccctccaaggttgtagtctcttTTCTACTCGTAGCCAACTCATgctcgagctttttagcctcaTGGTAGTTAATGCGGTTAGAGTCCTTGAACTGGTCTCTTTGCTCGATGGCCTTATCTAGAgcagtctgcttctcccttaGCTCCGCAGCCAGTTTATTCTTCTCCTTGAGCACCGCCTCAAGCTTCTCAGCGTATTTCGCTTCGGCAACTTTGAGTTCTTCAATGTGTTGTTGCTCCAAAGTCTTGGACTGCTCGGTGACAGCACCCGAGCGGAGCCGACCGgcagtaagggtcagcattgcctgcgatcagTGCAAAGGTTAGACTAACTGTAGAATATAAAAGGGTTGTCTCCGCAGAAAAAAAAATGACTTACACTGGCAAACTCATTCAAGGTGCGATTTAAGATCTGATCGACGTCCATCGTCTCTGTCCCAGCCATTTCCTCTCGGTATCATTCGTGCTTCAAAATCTTGGCCACCTTTTCGTTGACCAATCTTAAGGCACGACTCGATATGTCGCCCCCATGCGGAAGCAGGAccagcctgctgagtctggtcggttAGGGCCGGTGGAGACGGTGTCGACCCAGCAGGAGCAGGGGGAGTTTGCTGCTTGtgaggagaaggaggtggtgttacaTTGGCTGAGGGTCCGACGGCCAGAGGGCCTGCAGTGCGGGCTTTCTTGGCCTGAGGCATTTTACTGCTTTCGTTGGGATGCCtcttgcttgttttcttcttgcttgaggGAGCTCCGGGAGCCTCGGGGGCACTGTTTATGTCGAACACATTCTCGGAGTCCATGTCTATAAGAGAAGCAAATACGCGAATAGTGATACAGTATAAACAattgagtatgttatgtcaggaagagaaataaagaaaattgtaagtgaaatacccgagctatcattactggtcgctacattatatactctactagtgttataCTCACTCTCTGCATGAAGAAGTCTAaatctaaattgggagcgtacttaaaatattcgtccccatcaaataagtgacagggaattggcaaactatctaaaagcaagaaatcagtaccgttctcgtccgaCGATTCGTCAAGGGGATCGAGAGGGACAGTGACGTTCTTTTTTCCCTTTTCCTGAGGGGTGGGGGAAGCAGCAGCTCGTGCAAtgttggagggttccctgattgtcactttggttgtcctcctttgaggttgaCATGTCCGGGTGatgctcgggaatctcctcgccagtggcacttcccgccgttgactccctcacatcctgatgaggggccaaaaggccggctagtctcagattggcctctgtgaccagctgtttgacgcttttctctatgtcgatcatgctggccaggagggctgatcgCATCTCCATGTATGGAGTAGggtttggtcgcaaccatgggcctgaaacgcactaaatttctaaggaaaatgcagcaaaaaattgaagaaagattgaCGACCAGTGGTataaagactttacctccttgagtgaaggccaagttgttcgcgaccatatcagtcgtcaggaaatactcctAATGGTACTTCCACATGTTCGAGATATGAGTGGTGTCAGATAGGAATGTGTGACCTGTCTCCTAGTGACAAAAGTGGATAAACCccatgttttcttggttggggttaaatTTGAGGTCGCATGTGGTGTGGGGacatgccattttttgtggctataaaggatatagagtgcagtaagcattctatatctgttaggagttatttgaaaagtgGTGACcccaaagtaattggccaccccctggaaaaaaggatgaggAGGCAAGGTcactcctgcctcaatgtgatacctcaaccaggcgctgaaggcgcctccaggcaagttcgctCGTTGGTCTTGAGTGGGTTGAACTAGTGTCACCCCAGGGAgtccatatttttttatataattagcGATCATCCTAATTGTTACCTGGCTGACAGGTGCGATGTAcaattcaacatctggttgaacggcGTTTCGGGGCTGAGCATGAGTCTGAATGTTTGGGTCGGGGATATTCCTTTCccgaccactagtcgagggaattCCAGCCTAAGGAGCAGGCTGATCTGAAGGTTTGGaagatttctttttctgggctgtggattttactctacccatggctggaaggtttgtctgaggtctattgggtggggttcgagaaaaaggaatctctGGCACCAACTGCGACGGATGCTCCtcgtcttcaagtaattgggAAAGAAA
It encodes the following:
- the LOC133799452 gene encoding actin cytoskeleton-regulatory complex protein pan-1-like — protein: MDSENVFDINSAPEAPGAPSSKKKTSKRHPNESSKMPQAKKARTAGPLAVGPSANVTPPPSPHKQQTPPAPAGSTPSPPALTDQTQQAGPASAWGRHIESCLKIGQRKGGQDFEARMIPRGNGWDRDDGRRSDLKSHLE